A window of the Bacillus andreraoultii genome harbors these coding sequences:
- a CDS encoding DNA/RNA non-specific endonuclease, translating to MKKKIYYLILLLSIIFIVGCTNVEDASLLNDKTNSQEVTTVETKQNNEEETTVADEPVVKETPTQSSTEQFSGYKLIEVEGGDLSGHREPNVVVDIGYGNRQYWAFTNEYGQLVRVIADEIILQDDNNEPVTSSGRYYSDEAKVPGVESDVLDEGHIIADSLGGVSNAYNITPQNSTLNRHGDQAYMEDNIRKAGGATNFEAIITYPNTETQIPSHYQYTYTLMGKEIVDKFDNVNPDEINASLGLTGNGPTDSTSSKTGSSTNHDISNVDTNGNGQVTIKEAKAAGFSMPITRDHWLYPYMDDRDNDGMVGE from the coding sequence ATGAAAAAGAAAATATACTATTTAATTTTACTTTTATCAATCATCTTTATAGTTGGTTGTACCAATGTAGAAGATGCATCCCTTCTAAATGATAAAACAAATTCACAAGAAGTCACAACAGTTGAAACAAAACAAAATAATGAAGAAGAAACTACAGTTGCTGATGAACCAGTAGTAAAAGAAACACCAACCCAATCAAGCACAGAGCAGTTCTCAGGATACAAACTCATTGAAGTTGAAGGTGGCGACTTATCTGGACATCGAGAACCTAACGTCGTCGTTGACATTGGTTATGGCAATCGTCAATATTGGGCATTTACAAATGAGTACGGACAGCTTGTACGTGTCATTGCTGATGAAATTATTCTCCAGGATGACAATAACGAACCCGTAACATCGTCTGGCAGATACTATTCTGATGAGGCTAAGGTTCCTGGTGTTGAAAGTGATGTTTTAGATGAGGGACATATTATTGCGGATTCACTTGGAGGGGTATCGAATGCTTATAATATTACCCCACAAAATAGTACGCTTAATCGGCATGGTGATCAAGCTTATATGGAAGACAATATCCGTAAAGCAGGTGGGGCTACTAATTTTGAAGCGATTATTACCTATCCAAACACTGAAACGCAGATTCCTTCACATTATCAGTACACCTATACTTTAATGGGTAAAGAAATCGTTGATAAATTTGACAATGTGAACCCTGATGAAATAAATGCGTCACTCGGTTTAACAGGGAATGGACCAACCGATTCAACTAGTTCAAAAACAGGTTCAAGTACAAACCATGATATTTCTAATGTTGATACAAACGGTAATGGACAGGTGACGATCAAAGAAGCAAAAGCAGCAGGATTCAGTATGCCAATTACGAGAGATCATTGGTTGTACCCATATATGGACGATCGTGATAACGACGGTATGGTAGGTGAGTAA
- a CDS encoding NAD-dependent epimerase/dehydratase family protein, which produces MKNILVLGGTRFFGQKLVELLLEEGHHVTIVTRGKSGNPFGNRVEHITVDRRNKKEFAAKFDGRTFDIVYDNICYSPNEAHAFCDVFNWKIGKLIFTSTLSVYDVDGNVKREEDFDPYHYELQMGNRSDFSYREGKRQAEAVFYKYADFPVVSVRIPIVMGEDDYTRRLHFHVERIAKEEVIGFVNMEAEMSFILATEAANFIKWAGFTDVVNGPYNAQANGKISLANLIKLVEETIGKKAKITFDMDEDNGSPYAIFDSWYMSNEKATKAGYYFSNLDDWLKPLVESIAKGI; this is translated from the coding sequence ATGAAAAATATACTGGTGTTAGGTGGAACACGGTTTTTCGGACAGAAGTTGGTGGAACTTTTGCTTGAAGAAGGGCACCATGTTACGATTGTTACTCGCGGGAAGTCCGGGAATCCGTTTGGTAATCGGGTGGAGCATATTACAGTTGATCGAAGGAACAAAAAAGAATTTGCAGCAAAATTTGACGGGCGAACTTTTGATATTGTATATGACAATATTTGTTATTCTCCTAACGAAGCGCATGCGTTTTGTGATGTATTTAACTGGAAAATTGGTAAACTAATTTTTACTTCAACGCTTTCTGTATATGATGTCGATGGAAATGTGAAAAGGGAGGAAGATTTTGATCCTTACCATTATGAACTTCAGATGGGCAATCGTTCGGATTTTTCCTATAGAGAGGGGAAACGTCAAGCGGAGGCTGTTTTTTATAAATATGCAGATTTCCCTGTTGTATCGGTTCGGATTCCAATTGTAATGGGAGAGGATGATTATACGCGTCGCCTACATTTCCATGTGGAGCGTATTGCGAAGGAGGAAGTAATTGGCTTTGTCAATATGGAAGCTGAAATGTCCTTTATTTTAGCAACGGAGGCCGCTAATTTTATAAAATGGGCTGGATTTACAGATGTGGTGAATGGACCGTATAATGCACAAGCGAATGGGAAGATTTCCTTGGCTAACCTTATAAAATTAGTGGAAGAGACTATCGGGAAAAAGGCGAAAATTACGTTTGATATGGATGAAGATAATGGATCGCCTTACGCTATTTTTGATTCGTGGTATATGTCGAACGAGAAAGCGACAAAAGCAGGATATTATTTTTCCAATTTGGATGATTGGTTAAAGCCATTAGTGGAGTCGATTGCAAAAGGAATATAG
- a CDS encoding staygreen family protein, with protein MDCLSKFNPGKLYVEYRDDITPFKPIIPRCYTLTHSDTTGDLFLTIGSGIALDKINSMRDEVVGEWRLKDNSLYYYVHLYIDQGEYDLVTAKKRNEIFRRELPLALTAIRYGDRSLFHIYPSLDDASVIVHFISANPSLARQEIWGIFRDYSLF; from the coding sequence GTGGATTGCTTGAGTAAATTTAATCCAGGAAAGCTTTATGTGGAGTACAGAGATGATATTACTCCTTTTAAGCCGATAATTCCTAGATGCTATACATTAACACACTCGGATACGACAGGAGATTTGTTTTTAACTATCGGCAGTGGTATTGCTTTAGACAAAATCAATTCAATGCGTGATGAAGTGGTGGGAGAGTGGCGATTAAAGGACAATTCTTTGTATTATTATGTTCATTTATATATTGATCAAGGGGAGTACGATCTAGTTACAGCCAAAAAACGGAATGAAATTTTTAGACGTGAATTACCTCTTGCGTTGACCGCCATTCGATATGGTGATCGGTCATTATTCCATATATACCCATCTCTAGATGATGCCTCAGTCATCGTTCATTTTATTTCCGCAAATCCATCTCTAGCTAGACAAGAAATTTGGGGAATCTTTCGTGATTATTCTCTATTTTGA